In the genome of Poecile atricapillus isolate bPoeAtr1 chromosome 30, bPoeAtr1.hap1, whole genome shotgun sequence, one region contains:
- the LOC131589836 gene encoding uncharacterized protein LOC131589836 isoform X7 yields the protein MFRCPSGVTWGHSGVTQVSLRCCSGVIQVSLRCPSGVVQVSLGVTQVSLRCHSVSGVTQVSHGVTQVSFRCHPGVTQVFRCHSGVTWGHSGVTQVLFRCHLVSLRCSGVVQVLFRCHSVSLRCPSGVTQVSLRCSGVTQVSFRCRSGVVQVSLRCCSGVVQVSLGVTQVSLRCHSVSLRCCSGVTRCQVSLRCSGVTQVSLRCHSDVNSGVTQVLFRCPSGVPQVPLRCHLGVVQVSLRCHPGVTQVSLRCCLGVTWCHSGVQVLFRCCSGVTQVSLRCHFGVVQVLFGCHSGVTQVSPRCHSGVQVSFRCHSVSLRCRSGVVQVSLGVTQVFRCSGVTQVSLRCHSGVTQVLFRCPSGVVQVSFRCHSGVIQVSLTCHSGVVQVSFRCHSGVVQVSLRLQPGPLLLHLPRHHQEQLRAPLIQHPLQELPAGETPR from the exons ATGTtcaggtgtccctcaggtgtcacttggggtcactcaggtgtcacccaggtgtccctcaggtgttGTTCAGGTGTCATtcaggtgtccctcaggtgtccctcaggtgttGTTCAGGTGTCACttggtgtcactcaggtgtcactcaggtgtcactcggtgtcaggtgtcactcaggtgtcacacggtgtcactcaggtgtcgTTCAG GTGTCAcccaggtgtcactcaggtgttCAGGTGTCATTCAGGTGTCActtggggtcactcaggtgtcactcaggtgttGTTTAGGTGTCACttggtgtcactcaggtgttCAGGTGTTGTTCAGGTGTTGTTCAGGTGTCACTcggtgtccctcaggtgtccctcaggtgtcactcaggtgtcgCTCAGGTGTTCAGGTGTCACCCAGGTGTCATTCAGGTGTCGTTCAGGTGTCGTtcaggtgtccctcaggtgttGTTCAGGTGTTGTTCAGGTGTCACttggtgtcactcaggtgtcactcaggtgtcactcgGTGTCCCTCAGGTGTTGTTCAGGTGTCACTCGGTgtcaggtgtcactcag GTgttcaggtgtcactcaggtgtcactcaggtgtcactcagaTGTCAATTCAGGTGTCACCCAAGTGTTGTtcaggtgtccctcaggtgtccctcaggtgcCACTCCGGTGTCACCTGGGTGTTgttcaggtgtcactcaggtgtcacccgggtgtcactcaggtgtcactcaggtgttGTTTAGGTGTCACttggtgtcactcaggtgttCAGGTGTTGTTCAGGTGTTgttcaggtgtcactcaggtgtcactcaggtgtcatTTTGGTGTTGTTCAGGTGTTGTTCgggtgtcactcaggtgtcactcaggtgtcacccaggtgtcactcaggtgttCAGGTGTCCTTCAGGTGTCACTCGGTGTCCCTCAGATGTCGTTCAGGTGTCGTTCAGGTGTCACTCGGTGTCACCCAGGTGTTCAGGTGTTCAGGTGTCAcccaggtgtcactcaggtgtcactcaggtgtcactcag gtgttgttcaggtgtccctcaggtgttGTTCAGGTGTCGTTCAGGTGTCATTCAGGTGTCATTCAGGTGTCACTCAC gtgtcactcaggtgtcgTTCAGGTGTCATTCAGGTGTCATTCAGGTGTTgttcaggtgtcactcaggCTTCAACCAGgtcccctcctcctccacctcccgCGGCACCACCAGGAACAGCTCCGAGCTCCCCTCATCCAACACCCGCTGCAGGAACTCCCTgcaggtgagacccccaggtga
- the LOC131589836 gene encoding uncharacterized protein LOC131589836 isoform X6 codes for MFRCPSGVTWGHSGVTQVSLRCCSGVIQVSLRCPSGVVQVSLGVTQVSLRCHSVSGVTQVSHGVTQVSFRCHPGVTQVFRCHSGVTWGHSGVTQVLFRCHLVSLRCSGVVQVLFRCHSVSLRCPSGVTQVSLRCSGVTQVSFRCRSGVVQVSLRCCSGVVQVSLGVTQVSLRCHSVSLRCCSGVTRCQVSLRCSGVTQVSLRCHSDVNSGVTQVLFRCPSGVPQVPLRCHLGVVQVSLRCHPGVTQVSLRCCLGVTWCHSGVQVLFRCCSGVTQVSLRCHFGVVQVLFGCHSGVTQVSPRCHSGVQVSFRCHSVSLRCRSGVVQVSLRCCSGVTWGHSGVIQVSLRCCSGVPQVLFRCPSGVVQVSFRCHSGVIQVSLTCHSGVVQVSFRCHSGVVQVSLRLQPGPLLLHLPRHHQEQLRAPLIQHPLQELPAGETPR; via the exons ATGTtcaggtgtccctcaggtgtcacttggggtcactcaggtgtcacccaggtgtccctcaggtgttGTTCAGGTGTCATtcaggtgtccctcaggtgtccctcaggtgttGTTCAGGTGTCACttggtgtcactcaggtgtcactcaggtgtcactcggtgtcaggtgtcactcaggtgtcacacggtgtcactcaggtgtcgTTCAG GTGTCAcccaggtgtcactcaggtgttCAGGTGTCATTCAGGTGTCActtggggtcactcaggtgtcactcaggtgttGTTTAGGTGTCACttggtgtcactcaggtgttCAGGTGTTGTTCAGGTGTTGTTCAGGTGTCACTcggtgtccctcaggtgtccctcaggtgtcactcaggtgtcgCTCAGGTGTTCAGGTGTCACCCAGGTGTCATTCAGGTGTCGTTCAGGTGTCGTtcaggtgtccctcaggtgttGTTCAGGTGTTGTTCAGGTGTCACttggtgtcactcaggtgtcactcaggtgtcactcgGTGTCCCTCAGGTGTTGTTCAGGTGTCACTCGGTgtcaggtgtcactcag GTgttcaggtgtcactcaggtgtcactcaggtgtcactcagaTGTCAATTCAGGTGTCACCCAAGTGTTGTtcaggtgtccctcaggtgtccctcaggtgcCACTCCGGTGTCACCTGGGTGTTgttcaggtgtcactcaggtgtcacccgggtgtcactcaggtgtcactcaggtgttGTTTAGGTGTCACttggtgtcactcaggtgttCAGGTGTTGTTCAGGTGTTgttcaggtgtcactcaggtgtcactcaggtgtcatTTTGGTGTTGTTCAGGTGTTGTTCgggtgtcactcaggtgtcactcaggtgtcacccaggtgtcactcaggtgttCAGGTGTCCTTCAGGTGTCACTCGGTGTCCCTCAGATGTCGTTCAGGTGTCGTTCAG gtgtcactcaggtgttGTTCAGGTGTCACTTGGGGTCACTCTGGTGTCATtcaggtgtccctcaggtgttgttcaggtgtccctcaggtgttgttcaggtgtccctcaggtgttGTTCAGGTGTCGTTCAGGTGTCATTCAGGTGTCATTCAGGTGTCACTCAC gtgtcactcaggtgtcgTTCAGGTGTCATTCAGGTGTCATTCAGGTGTTgttcaggtgtcactcaggCTTCAACCAGgtcccctcctcctccacctcccgCGGCACCACCAGGAACAGCTCCGAGCTCCCCTCATCCAACACCCGCTGCAGGAACTCCCTgcaggtgagacccccaggtga
- the LOC131589836 gene encoding uncharacterized protein LOC131589836 isoform X3, whose product MFRCPSGVTWGHSGVTQVSLRCCSGVIQVSLRCPSGVVQVSLGVTQVSLRCHSVSGVTQVSHGVTQVSFRCHPGVTQVFRCHSGVTWGHSGVTQVLFRCHLVSLRCSGVVQVLFRCHSVSLRCPSGVTQVSLRCSGVTQVSFRCRSGVVQVSLRCCSGVVQVSLGVTQVSLRCHSVSLRCCSGVTRCQVSLRCSGVTQVSLRCHSDVNSGVTQVLFRCPSGVPQVPLRCHLGVVQVSLRCHPGVTQVSLRCCLGVTWCHSGVQVLFRCCSGVTQVSLRCHFGVVQVLFGCHSGVTQVSPRCHSGVQVSFRCHSVSLRCRSGVVQVSLGVTQVFRCSGVTQVSLRCHSGVTQVFRCHSGVIQVSPRCRSGVIQVSLRCCSGVPQVLFRCPSGVVQVSFRCHSGVIQVSLTCHSGVVQVSFRCHSGVVQVSLRLQPGPLLLHLPRHHQEQLRAPLIQHPLQELPAGETPR is encoded by the exons ATGTtcaggtgtccctcaggtgtcacttggggtcactcaggtgtcacccaggtgtccctcaggtgttGTTCAGGTGTCATtcaggtgtccctcaggtgtccctcaggtgttGTTCAGGTGTCACttggtgtcactcaggtgtcactcaggtgtcactcggtgtcaggtgtcactcaggtgtcacacggtgtcactcaggtgtcgTTCAG GTGTCAcccaggtgtcactcaggtgttCAGGTGTCATTCAGGTGTCActtggggtcactcaggtgtcactcaggtgttGTTTAGGTGTCACttggtgtcactcaggtgttCAGGTGTTGTTCAGGTGTTGTTCAGGTGTCACTcggtgtccctcaggtgtccctcaggtgtcactcaggtgtcgCTCAGGTGTTCAGGTGTCACCCAGGTGTCATTCAGGTGTCGTTCAGGTGTCGTtcaggtgtccctcaggtgttGTTCAGGTGTTGTTCAGGTGTCACttggtgtcactcaggtgtcactcaggtgtcactcgGTGTCCCTCAGGTGTTGTTCAGGTGTCACTCGGTgtcaggtgtcactcag GTgttcaggtgtcactcaggtgtcactcaggtgtcactcagaTGTCAATTCAGGTGTCACCCAAGTGTTGTtcaggtgtccctcaggtgtccctcaggtgcCACTCCGGTGTCACCTGGGTGTTgttcaggtgtcactcaggtgtcacccgggtgtcactcaggtgtcactcaggtgttGTTTAGGTGTCACttggtgtcactcaggtgttCAGGTGTTGTTCAGGTGTTgttcaggtgtcactcaggtgtcactcaggtgtcatTTTGGTGTTGTTCAGGTGTTGTTCgggtgtcactcaggtgtcactcaggtgtcacccaggtgtcactcaggtgttCAGGTGTCCTTCAGGTGTCACTCGGTGTCCCTCAGATGTCGTTCAGGTGTCGTTCAGGTGTCACTCGGTGTCACCCAGGTGTTCAGGTGTTCAGGTGTCAcccaggtgtcactcaggtgtcactcaggtgtcactcaggtgttCAGGTGTCATTCAGGTGTCATTCAGGTGTCACCCAGGTGTCGTTCAGGTGTCATtcag gtgtccctcaggtgttgttcaggtgtccctcaggtgttgttcaggtgtccctcaggtgttGTTCAGGTGTCGTTCAGGTGTCATTCAGGTGTCATTCAGGTGTCACTCAC gtgtcactcaggtgtcgTTCAGGTGTCATTCAGGTGTCATTCAGGTGTTgttcaggtgtcactcaggCTTCAACCAGgtcccctcctcctccacctcccgCGGCACCACCAGGAACAGCTCCGAGCTCCCCTCATCCAACACCCGCTGCAGGAACTCCCTgcaggtgagacccccaggtga
- the LOC131589836 gene encoding uncharacterized protein LOC131589836 isoform X1 — protein MFRCPSGVTWGHSGVTQVSLRCCSGVIQVSLRCPSGVVQVSLGVTQVSLRCHSVSGVTQVSHGVTQVSFRCHPGVTQVFRCHSGVTWGHSGVTQVLFRCHLVSLRCSGVVQVLFRCHSVSLRCPSGVTQVSLRCSGVTQVSFRCRSGVVQVSLRCCSGVVQVSLGVTQVSLRCHSVSLRCCSGVTRCQVSLRCSGVTQVSLRCHSDVNSGVTQVLFRCPSGVPQVPLRCHLGVVQVSLRCHPGVTQVSLRCCLGVTWCHSGVQVLFRCCSGVTQVSLRCHFGVVQVLFGCHSGVTQVSPRCHSGVQVSFRCHSVSLRCRSGVVQVSLGVTQVFRCSGVTQVSFRCHSGVTQVSFRCHSGVPQVSLRCCSGVTWGHSGVIQVSLRCCSGVPQVLFRCPSGVVQVSFRCHSGVIQVSLTCHSGVVQVSFRCHSGVVQVSLRLQPGPLLLHLPRHHQEQLRAPLIQHPLQELPAGETPR, from the exons ATGTtcaggtgtccctcaggtgtcacttggggtcactcaggtgtcacccaggtgtccctcaggtgttGTTCAGGTGTCATtcaggtgtccctcaggtgtccctcaggtgttGTTCAGGTGTCACttggtgtcactcaggtgtcactcaggtgtcactcggtgtcaggtgtcactcaggtgtcacacggtgtcactcaggtgtcgTTCAG GTGTCAcccaggtgtcactcaggtgttCAGGTGTCATTCAGGTGTCActtggggtcactcaggtgtcactcaggtgttGTTTAGGTGTCACttggtgtcactcaggtgttCAGGTGTTGTTCAGGTGTTGTTCAGGTGTCACTcggtgtccctcaggtgtccctcaggtgtcactcaggtgtcgCTCAGGTGTTCAGGTGTCACCCAGGTGTCATTCAGGTGTCGTTCAGGTGTCGTtcaggtgtccctcaggtgttGTTCAGGTGTTGTTCAGGTGTCACttggtgtcactcaggtgtcactcaggtgtcactcgGTGTCCCTCAGGTGTTGTTCAGGTGTCACTCGGTgtcaggtgtcactcag GTgttcaggtgtcactcaggtgtcactcaggtgtcactcagaTGTCAATTCAGGTGTCACCCAAGTGTTGTtcaggtgtccctcaggtgtccctcaggtgcCACTCCGGTGTCACCTGGGTGTTgttcaggtgtcactcaggtgtcacccgggtgtcactcaggtgtcactcaggtgttGTTTAGGTGTCACttggtgtcactcaggtgttCAGGTGTTGTTCAGGTGTTgttcaggtgtcactcaggtgtcactcaggtgtcatTTTGGTGTTGTTCAGGTGTTGTTCgggtgtcactcaggtgtcactcaggtgtcacccaggtgtcactcaggtgttCAGGTGTCCTTCAGGTGTCACTCGGTGTCCCTCAGATGTCGTTCAGGTGTCGTTCAGGTGTCACTCGGTGTCACCCAGGTGTTCAGGTGTTCAGGTGTCAcccag GTGTCATTCAGGTGTCATTCAGGTGTCACCCAGGTGTCGTTCAGGTGTCATtcag gtgtccctcaggtgtcactcaggtgttGTTCAGGTGTCACTTGGGGTCACTCTGGTGTCATtcaggtgtccctcaggtgttgttcaggtgtccctcaggtgttgttcaggtgtccctcaggtgttGTTCAGGTGTCGTTCAGGTGTCATTCAGGTGTCATTCAGGTGTCACTCAC gtgtcactcaggtgtcgTTCAGGTGTCATTCAGGTGTCATTCAGGTGTTgttcaggtgtcactcaggCTTCAACCAGgtcccctcctcctccacctcccgCGGCACCACCAGGAACAGCTCCGAGCTCCCCTCATCCAACACCCGCTGCAGGAACTCCCTgcaggtgagacccccaggtga
- the LOC131589836 gene encoding uncharacterized protein LOC131589836 isoform X8, whose translation MFRCPSGVTWGHSGVTQVSLRCCSGVIQVSLRCPSGVVQVSLGVTQVSLRCHSVSGVTQVSHGVTQVSFRCHPGVTQVFRCHSGVTWGHSGVTQVLFRCHLVSLRCSGVVQVLFRCHSVSLRCPSGVTQVSLRCSGVTQVSFRCRSGVVQVSLRCCSGVVQVSLGVTQVSLRCHSVSLRCCSGVTRCQVSLRCSGVTQVSLRCHSDVNSGVTQVLFRCPSGVPQVPLRCHLGVVQVSLRCHPGVTQVSLRCCLGVTWCHSGVQVLFRCCSGVTQVSLRCHFGVVQVLFGCHSGVTQVSPRCHSGVQVSFRCHSVSLRCRSGVVQVSLGVTQVFRCSGVTQVSLRCHSGVTQVFRCHSGVIQVSPRCRSGVIQVSFRCHSGVVQVSFRCHSGVVQVSLRLQPGPLLLHLPRHHQEQLRAPLIQHPLQELPAGETPR comes from the exons ATGTtcaggtgtccctcaggtgtcacttggggtcactcaggtgtcacccaggtgtccctcaggtgttGTTCAGGTGTCATtcaggtgtccctcaggtgtccctcaggtgttGTTCAGGTGTCACttggtgtcactcaggtgtcactcaggtgtcactcggtgtcaggtgtcactcaggtgtcacacggtgtcactcaggtgtcgTTCAG GTGTCAcccaggtgtcactcaggtgttCAGGTGTCATTCAGGTGTCActtggggtcactcaggtgtcactcaggtgttGTTTAGGTGTCACttggtgtcactcaggtgttCAGGTGTTGTTCAGGTGTTGTTCAGGTGTCACTcggtgtccctcaggtgtccctcaggtgtcactcaggtgtcgCTCAGGTGTTCAGGTGTCACCCAGGTGTCATTCAGGTGTCGTTCAGGTGTCGTtcaggtgtccctcaggtgttGTTCAGGTGTTGTTCAGGTGTCACttggtgtcactcaggtgtcactcaggtgtcactcgGTGTCCCTCAGGTGTTGTTCAGGTGTCACTCGGTgtcaggtgtcactcag GTgttcaggtgtcactcaggtgtcactcaggtgtcactcagaTGTCAATTCAGGTGTCACCCAAGTGTTGTtcaggtgtccctcaggtgtccctcaggtgcCACTCCGGTGTCACCTGGGTGTTgttcaggtgtcactcaggtgtcacccgggtgtcactcaggtgtcactcaggtgttGTTTAGGTGTCACttggtgtcactcaggtgttCAGGTGTTGTTCAGGTGTTgttcaggtgtcactcaggtgtcactcaggtgtcatTTTGGTGTTGTTCAGGTGTTGTTCgggtgtcactcaggtgtcactcaggtgtcacccaggtgtcactcaggtgttCAGGTGTCCTTCAGGTGTCACTCGGTGTCCCTCAGATGTCGTTCAGGTGTCGTTCAGGTGTCACTCGGTGTCACCCAGGTGTTCAGGTGTTCAGGTGTCAcccaggtgtcactcaggtgtcactcaggtgtcactcaggtgttCAGGTGTCATTCAGGTGTCATTCAGGTGTCACCCAGGTGTCGTTCAGGTGTCATtcag gtgtcgttcaggtgtcactcaggtgtcgTTCAGGTGTCATTCAGGTGTCATTCAGGTGTTgttcaggtgtcactcaggCTTCAACCAGgtcccctcctcctccacctcccgCGGCACCACCAGGAACAGCTCCGAGCTCCCCTCATCCAACACCCGCTGCAGGAACTCCCTgcaggtgagacccccaggtga
- the LOC131589836 gene encoding uncharacterized protein LOC131589836 isoform X9, producing the protein MFRCPSGVTWGHSGVTQVSLRCCSGVIQVSLRCPSGVVQVSLGVTQVSLRCHSVSGVTQVSHGVTQVSFRCHPGVTQVFRCHSGVTWGHSGVTQVLFRCHLVSLRCSGVVQVLFRCHSVSLRCPSGVTQVSLRCSGVTQVSFRCRSGVVQVSLRCCSGVVQVSLGVTQVSLRCHSVSLRCCSGVTRCQVSLRCSGVTQVSLRCHSDVNSGVTQVLFRCPSGVPQVPLRCHLGVVQVSLRCHPGVTQVSLRCCLGVTWCHSGVQVLFRCCSGVTQVSLRCHFGVVQVLFGCHSGVTQVSPRCHSGVQVSFRCHSVSLRCRSGVVQVSLGVTQVFRCSGVTQVSLRCHSGVTQVFRCHSGVIQVLFRCRSGVIQVSFRCHSGVVQVSFRCHSGVVQVSLRLQPGPLLLHLPRHHQEQLRAPLIQHPLQELPAGETPR; encoded by the exons ATGTtcaggtgtccctcaggtgtcacttggggtcactcaggtgtcacccaggtgtccctcaggtgttGTTCAGGTGTCATtcaggtgtccctcaggtgtccctcaggtgttGTTCAGGTGTCACttggtgtcactcaggtgtcactcaggtgtcactcggtgtcaggtgtcactcaggtgtcacacggtgtcactcaggtgtcgTTCAG GTGTCAcccaggtgtcactcaggtgttCAGGTGTCATTCAGGTGTCActtggggtcactcaggtgtcactcaggtgttGTTTAGGTGTCACttggtgtcactcaggtgttCAGGTGTTGTTCAGGTGTTGTTCAGGTGTCACTcggtgtccctcaggtgtccctcaggtgtcactcaggtgtcgCTCAGGTGTTCAGGTGTCACCCAGGTGTCATTCAGGTGTCGTTCAGGTGTCGTtcaggtgtccctcaggtgttGTTCAGGTGTTGTTCAGGTGTCACttggtgtcactcaggtgtcactcaggtgtcactcgGTGTCCCTCAGGTGTTGTTCAGGTGTCACTCGGTgtcaggtgtcactcag GTgttcaggtgtcactcaggtgtcactcaggtgtcactcagaTGTCAATTCAGGTGTCACCCAAGTGTTGTtcaggtgtccctcaggtgtccctcaggtgcCACTCCGGTGTCACCTGGGTGTTgttcaggtgtcactcaggtgtcacccgggtgtcactcaggtgtcactcaggtgttGTTTAGGTGTCACttggtgtcactcaggtgttCAGGTGTTGTTCAGGTGTTgttcaggtgtcactcaggtgtcactcaggtgtcatTTTGGTGTTGTTCAGGTGTTGTTCgggtgtcactcaggtgtcactcaggtgtcacccaggtgtcactcaggtgttCAGGTGTCCTTCAGGTGTCACTCGGTGTCCCTCAGATGTCGTTCAGGTGTCGTTCAGGTGTCACTCGGTGTCACCCAGGTGTTCAGGTGTTCAGGTGTCAcccaggtgtcactcaggtgtcactcaggtgtcactcaggtgttCAGGTGTCATTCAGGTGTCATTCAG gtgttGTTCAGGTGTCGTTCAGGTGTCATTCAGGTGTCATTCAG gtgtcactcaggtgtcgTTCAGGTGTCATTCAGGTGTCATTCAGGTGTTgttcaggtgtcactcaggCTTCAACCAGgtcccctcctcctccacctcccgCGGCACCACCAGGAACAGCTCCGAGCTCCCCTCATCCAACACCCGCTGCAGGAACTCCCTgcaggtgagacccccaggtga
- the LOC131589836 gene encoding uncharacterized protein LOC131589836 isoform X15 translates to MFRCPSGVTWGHSGVTQVSLRCCSGVIQVSLRCPSGVVQVSLGVTQVSLRCHSVSGVTQVSLRCHSGVAQVFRCHPGVTQVSLRCHSGVTQVSLRCSGVLQVSLGVPQMSFRCRSGVTRCHPGVQVFRCHPGVTQVSLRCHSGVQVSFRCHSGVTQVSFRCHSGVTGVTRCHSGVQVSLRCQGSPGCPSGVTRGHSGVPQVSLRCPSGVVQVSLRCCSGVPQVLFRCRSGVIQVSFRCHSRVTQVSFRCHSGVIQVLFRCHSGFNQVPSSSTSRGTTRNSSELPSSNTRCRNSLQVRPPGETPR, encoded by the exons ATGTtcaggtgtccctcaggtgtcacttggggtcactcaggtgtcacccaggtgtccctcaggtgttGTTCAGGTGTCATtcaggtgtccctcaggtgtccctcaggtgttGTTCAGGTGTCACttggtgtcactcaggtgtcactcaggtgtcactcggtgtcaggtgtcactcag gtgtccctcaggtgtcactcaggtgtcgCTCAGGTGTTCAGGTGTCACCCAG gtgtcactcaggtgtcactcag gtgtcactcaggtgtcacccaggtgtcactcaggtgttCAGGTGTCCTTCAGGTGTCACTCGGTGTCCCTCAGATGTCGTTCAGGTGTCGTTCAGGTGTCACTCGGTGTCACCCAGGTGTTCAGGTGTTCAGGTGTCAcccaggtgtcactcaggtgtcactcaggtgtcactcaggtgttCAGGTGTCATTCAGGTGTCATTCAGGTGTCACCCAGGTGTCGTTCAGGTGTCATtcaggtgtcacaggtgtcacTCGATGTCACTCAGGTGTTCAagtgtcactcaggtgtcagGGGTCACCCGGTTGTCCCTCAGGTGTCACTcggggtcactcaggtgtccctcaggtgtcactcag gtgtccctcaggtgttgttcaggtgtccctcaggtgttgttcaggtgtccctcaggtgttGTTCAGGTGTCGTTCAGGTGTCATTCAGGTGTCATTCAGGTGTCACTCAC gtgtcactcaggtgtcgTTCAGGTGTCATTCAGGTGTCATTCAGGTGTTgttcaggtgtcactcaggCTTCAACCAGgtcccctcctcctccacctcccgCGGCACCACCAGGAACAGCTCCGAGCTCCCCTCATCCAACACCCGCTGCAGGAACTCCCTgcaggtgagacccccaggtgagacccccag gtga
- the LOC131589836 gene encoding uncharacterized protein LOC131589836 isoform X11 — MFRCPSGVTWGHSGVTQVSLRCCSGVIQVSLRCPSGVVQVSLGVTQVSLRCHSVSGVTQVSHGVTQVSFRCHPGVTQVFRCHSGVTWGHSGVTQVLFRCHLVSLRCSGVVQVLFRCHSVSLRCPSGVTQVSLRCSGVTQVSFRCRSGVVQVSLRCCSGVVQVSLGVTQVSLRCHSVSLRCCSGVTRCQVSLRCSGVTQVSLRCHSDVNSGVTQVLFRCPSGVPQVPLRCHLGVVQVSLRCHPGVTQVSLRCCLGVTWCHSGVQVLFRCCSGVTQVSLRCHFGVVQVLFGCHSGVTQVSPRCHSGVQVSFRCHSVSLRCRSGVVQVSLGVTQVFRCSGVTQVSLRCHSGVTQVLFRCPSGVVQVSFRCHSGVIQVSFRCHSGVVQVSLRLQPGPLLLHLPRHHQEQLRAPLIQHPLQELPAGETPR, encoded by the exons ATGTtcaggtgtccctcaggtgtcacttggggtcactcaggtgtcacccaggtgtccctcaggtgttGTTCAGGTGTCATtcaggtgtccctcaggtgtccctcaggtgttGTTCAGGTGTCACttggtgtcactcaggtgtcactcaggtgtcactcggtgtcaggtgtcactcaggtgtcacacggtgtcactcaggtgtcgTTCAG GTGTCAcccaggtgtcactcaggtgttCAGGTGTCATTCAGGTGTCActtggggtcactcaggtgtcactcaggtgttGTTTAGGTGTCACttggtgtcactcaggtgttCAGGTGTTGTTCAGGTGTTGTTCAGGTGTCACTcggtgtccctcaggtgtccctcaggtgtcactcaggtgtcgCTCAGGTGTTCAGGTGTCACCCAGGTGTCATTCAGGTGTCGTTCAGGTGTCGTtcaggtgtccctcaggtgttGTTCAGGTGTTGTTCAGGTGTCACttggtgtcactcaggtgtcactcaggtgtcactcgGTGTCCCTCAGGTGTTGTTCAGGTGTCACTCGGTgtcaggtgtcactcag GTgttcaggtgtcactcaggtgtcactcaggtgtcactcagaTGTCAATTCAGGTGTCACCCAAGTGTTGTtcaggtgtccctcaggtgtccctcaggtgcCACTCCGGTGTCACCTGGGTGTTgttcaggtgtcactcaggtgtcacccgggtgtcactcaggtgtcactcaggtgttGTTTAGGTGTCACttggtgtcactcaggtgttCAGGTGTTGTTCAGGTGTTgttcaggtgtcactcaggtgtcactcaggtgtcatTTTGGTGTTGTTCAGGTGTTGTTCgggtgtcactcaggtgtcactcaggtgtcacccaggtgtcactcaggtgttCAGGTGTCCTTCAGGTGTCACTCGGTGTCCCTCAGATGTCGTTCAGGTGTCGTTCAGGTGTCACTCGGTGTCACCCAGGTGTTCAGGTGTTCAGGTGTCAcccaggtgtcactcaggtgtcactcaggtgtcactcag gtgttgttcaggtgtccctcaggtgttGTTCAGGTGTCGTTCAGGTGTCATTCAGGTGTCATTCAG GTGTCATTCAGGTGTCATTCAGGTGTTgttcaggtgtcactcaggCTTCAACCAGgtcccctcctcctccacctcccgCGGCACCACCAGGAACAGCTCCGAGCTCCCCTCATCCAACACCCGCTGCAGGAACTCCCTgcaggtgagacccccaggtga